In the Ornithinimicrobium pratense genome, ACCGACGAGGGCAGCGCCACCACCGCCGCCACGGAGGACACCTCGGCCACTGCCGGCCCTGACGGGGACGCGGCGGACGGGTCGGCCGAGACTGCTGGCGGCGCGCCCGACCAGGCCGCCGTCACCGTGGACACCGACGACATGCCCGATCCGGTCGCCGAGGTCAACGGCGAGCAGATCAGCAAGGACACCTTCCTGGCGGCCTTTGAGACCCAACGCGAGAGCGCCCGGCAGCAGGCCGAGATGGGCGGCATGCCGGTCGACGAGACCGCGCTGCGCGACGACGTGATCGAGCTGCTGGTCGACACCGAGCTGCTCGACCAGGAGAGCGAGCGGCTTGGTCTGACGGCGTCAACGGAGGAGATCGACGCCGAGCTCGAGGCCCTCGTCACCCAGGCCGGGGCCCCGTCCACCGACGAGCTGCTGGACCTGCTCGCCGAGCAGGGCTTCGACGAGCAGCAGGTGCGCGAGGAGCTTGAGCGCGTCGTCCTCATCGACAAGCTCGTCGCGGAGCGCGGCGGCGTCGAGGATCCC is a window encoding:
- a CDS encoding SurA N-terminal domain-containing protein, with the translated sequence MRPTTPIRLSALALAGALTLGACSDVSTDEGSATTAATEDTSATAGPDGDAADGSAETAGGAPDQAAVTVDTDDMPDPVAEVNGEQISKDTFLAAFETQRESARQQAEMGGMPVDETALRDDVIELLVDTELLDQESERLGLTASTEEIDAELEALVTQAGAPSTDELLDLLAEQGFDEQQVREELERVVLIDKLVAERGGVEDPQEQELKDYYEELTGQSADDEQVTADPGGAPAFDQMRDMLADQLTQEREIASLTALLEELRQDADITTHG